One segment of Methylotenera versatilis 79 DNA contains the following:
- a CDS encoding mechanosensitive ion channel family protein produces the protein MQYQLDTFVSSLNEFWGQLIHFVPRLLAVIVILFFGWLIAKLARAAVKRLLVLTQFDKFAQKSGLESFLNQGSLNVTLSGIISQVVYWLVILLFVITGANALDLREVAVLLQQLASYLPRIIVAILVLIFGTLLARFVNRLVFAWLYSIKFSNALTISTSAEYGIQILAVFVALEQLGIGMQLIHSLFVIVFGAFFLALALAFGLGGRDWAAKTIAEMDSKKKVSQKEQ, from the coding sequence ATGCAATATCAATTAGATACTTTTGTCAGTTCGCTGAATGAGTTTTGGGGGCAATTGATTCACTTTGTGCCGCGATTACTAGCGGTAATTGTGATTTTGTTTTTCGGCTGGCTGATTGCCAAACTAGCCAGGGCGGCGGTAAAGCGCCTGTTGGTATTAACCCAGTTTGACAAATTCGCGCAAAAATCTGGTTTAGAATCGTTTCTCAATCAAGGCAGTTTAAATGTGACTTTAAGTGGCATTATCAGCCAAGTGGTTTATTGGCTGGTGATCCTATTATTCGTGATTACTGGCGCAAATGCGCTGGATCTAAGAGAAGTGGCGGTTTTACTACAACAATTAGCCAGCTATCTACCACGCATTATCGTGGCGATTTTAGTGTTGATTTTTGGTACTTTATTAGCGCGTTTTGTAAATCGTTTAGTATTTGCATGGCTTTACAGCATTAAGTTTAGCAACGCGTTAACCATCAGTACATCGGCTGAATACGGCATACAAATTTTGGCGGTATTTGTCGCGCTTGAGCAATTAGGCATCGGCATGCAATTGATTCACTCATTATTTGTAATCGTTTTCGGCGCTTTCTTCTTGGCACTTGCGCTGGCTTTTGGCTTGGGCGGACGCG